Proteins encoded by one window of Candidatus Roizmanbacteria bacterium CG_4_9_14_0_2_um_filter_38_17:
- a CDS encoding zinc metalloprotease HtpX — MVLFVLFISTMAYVFGEAGSGYGWIYGIIALVFSVFGSFGSYFYSDKAVLALSNAKLTDKNRDYDFYTAAENMRIASGLPMPKLYVIEDQALNAFATGRDPEHGVVVATRGLLQRLDRSDIEGVVAHEMSHIKNFDTRLMMIVAILVGSVALLAHFFMRSMFWGSGNRDKGKGGGIMIVLAIVFAVLAPIIATLIQLAISRRREYLADASAANMTRNPEGLASALEKISVDHAVLQTATSATAHLFISNPFRSKEARSWFTNFFNTHPPIEERIKILRGM; from the coding sequence ATGGTGTTATTTGTGCTGTTTATATCAACTATGGCCTATGTATTTGGGGAGGCAGGAAGTGGCTATGGTTGGATCTACGGAATAATTGCCTTAGTGTTTTCTGTATTTGGGAGCTTTGGTAGTTATTTCTATAGTGATAAGGCTGTACTGGCTCTTTCTAATGCCAAACTAACGGATAAAAATCGTGACTATGATTTCTATACAGCTGCAGAGAATATGAGGATTGCTTCAGGTCTTCCCATGCCAAAGCTATATGTCATTGAAGATCAGGCTCTAAACGCCTTTGCTACGGGTCGGGATCCTGAGCATGGTGTAGTTGTAGCAACGCGTGGATTGCTTCAGCGTTTGGATCGCTCAGATATTGAGGGAGTGGTAGCTCACGAAATGAGCCATATTAAGAACTTTGATACGAGGCTCATGATGATAGTTGCCATTTTGGTTGGTTCAGTAGCGCTTCTAGCTCATTTTTTTATGCGCAGTATGTTTTGGGGTTCTGGAAACAGGGATAAAGGAAAAGGTGGAGGGATAATGATTGTGCTTGCAATAGTTTTTGCAGTATTAGCGCCCATTATTGCTACGCTTATTCAGTTAGCTATCTCGAGAAGACGTGAGTATTTGGCAGATGCATCAGCCGCTAACATGACTAGGAATCCTGAGGGATTAGCAAGTGCTTTGGAAAAAATATCTGTTGATCACGCTGTTTTGCAAACTGCTACTTCTGCAACAGCTCATCTTTTTATTTCCAATCCATTTAGATCAAAAGAAGCGCGCTCCTGGTTTACTAATTTTTTCAATACCCATCCACCTATTGAGGAGAGAATCAAGATTTTACGGGGAATGTAG
- a CDS encoding type VI secretion system ATPase TssH, translating to MEPNKFTQKSQVALARAQELAREYKHSEINDLHLLAGLLGEGEGVIAEIFTHQKIAINKALQEVMAAIGDLPALSEAQDVSVISPALRDVLAEAESSSKKMGDEYISREHLLLAIMEKGANGQLMLNKLGLEIDAVKEALEAVRGSQKVTTADPEGTYNVIEKYTTDLTNLALNNKLDPVIGRDEEVRRLMQVLARRTKNNPILLGDPGVGKTAIVEGMAQRIATGDVPDVLKGRHIIALDMGTLLAGAKFRGEFEERLKALLAEVEKGKGKYILFIDEVHTLVGAGAVEGAVDASNMLKPALARGGLHAIGATTVSEYRKYIEKDAALERRFQPINVGEPTVEDTVAILRGLKEKYELHHGIKITDEAVLAAATLSDRYIADRFLPDKAIDLIDEAAARLKIETQSMPEELDKLQRKITQLEIEYQAVKKDKDKSAKVTEINKELADLKEKQQGLSMRWEAQKTIISGVQELREQQDKLRIELENAERDVKLEEAAEIKYGKLPELDKKLKEKEAEWKKIPEDQRLLQENVTEQDIARVVSRWVGVPVTRLLKSEADKLVNLEQELQEIVIGQDHALTQVAKAVRRSRAGISEEGRPVGVFLFLGPTGVGKTETAKALAEKLFGDEKLLTRIDMSEYQESHTVARLIGAPPGYVGHDEGGQLTEAVRRKPYSVILLDEIEKANPQVFNVFLQLFDDGRLTDSKGRTVDFSNTIIIMTSNIGSDLWKEGKNASDFESEVMEKVNHTFKPEFINRIDAIILYNSLSKEMLFKIVEVKLKAVYARLAKQGITVEITMAAKNYLSEKGFDETYGARPLARLIENDILDELALQIVDGTIKEGDKVKIDSKDGRIVFS from the coding sequence ATGGAACCAAATAAGTTTACACAAAAGTCGCAAGTTGCTTTAGCCCGTGCCCAGGAACTTGCACGTGAATACAAGCATAGTGAAATTAATGATCTGCACTTATTAGCTGGCTTGTTAGGTGAAGGAGAAGGGGTTATAGCTGAGATTTTTACCCATCAGAAAATAGCTATTAATAAAGCGTTACAAGAAGTTATGGCTGCTATTGGGGACCTTCCAGCACTTTCTGAAGCACAGGATGTTAGTGTTATATCTCCAGCGCTGCGAGATGTTTTAGCAGAGGCGGAATCATCCTCTAAAAAAATGGGCGATGAATATATCTCCCGAGAGCATCTTTTACTGGCAATAATGGAAAAAGGGGCAAATGGTCAGCTCATGCTTAATAAACTAGGTCTTGAGATAGATGCTGTTAAAGAGGCGCTTGAGGCAGTGCGGGGATCACAGAAAGTAACAACTGCCGACCCTGAGGGCACATATAATGTGATTGAGAAATATACAACTGATCTAACAAATTTAGCTCTGAACAATAAACTGGATCCAGTAATTGGTAGGGATGAGGAAGTTAGACGGCTTATGCAGGTTTTAGCAAGGCGAACTAAAAATAATCCAATTCTTTTGGGTGATCCAGGGGTTGGTAAGACCGCTATAGTTGAGGGAATGGCGCAGAGAATAGCTACGGGTGATGTTCCAGATGTGCTTAAAGGAAGACATATTATTGCGTTGGATATGGGAACTTTGCTGGCAGGAGCTAAGTTTAGAGGAGAGTTTGAGGAAAGACTTAAAGCTCTACTAGCTGAAGTTGAAAAAGGGAAGGGCAAATATATTCTTTTTATTGATGAGGTGCATACATTGGTGGGCGCTGGAGCAGTAGAAGGAGCAGTTGACGCATCCAATATGCTCAAGCCAGCCTTAGCTCGTGGTGGATTACATGCGATTGGAGCAACCACAGTTAGCGAATATCGAAAGTATATTGAAAAGGATGCGGCACTAGAGCGCAGGTTCCAGCCTATTAATGTAGGAGAGCCCACAGTTGAAGATACTGTAGCAATACTTCGAGGTCTTAAGGAGAAATATGAACTTCATCATGGAATAAAAATAACAGATGAAGCTGTGCTGGCAGCAGCGACTTTATCTGATAGATACATAGCAGATAGATTTTTACCAGACAAGGCGATTGATCTTATTGATGAGGCAGCTGCAAGGCTTAAAATTGAAACCCAGAGCATGCCTGAGGAACTGGATAAACTGCAACGCAAGATTACTCAGCTAGAGATTGAATACCAGGCAGTAAAGAAAGATAAGGATAAAAGCGCTAAAGTAACAGAAATAAACAAAGAATTAGCTGATCTAAAAGAAAAACAGCAGGGTTTGTCAATGCGCTGGGAGGCACAAAAAACGATTATTTCGGGTGTACAGGAACTTAGAGAGCAACAGGATAAATTGCGTATTGAATTAGAAAATGCTGAGCGTGATGTAAAGCTAGAGGAAGCAGCTGAAATTAAGTATGGCAAATTGCCAGAACTAGATAAAAAGCTTAAGGAAAAAGAAGCAGAGTGGAAAAAGATTCCTGAAGATCAACGCCTTCTGCAAGAAAATGTCACCGAGCAGGATATTGCCAGAGTTGTTTCCCGTTGGGTAGGCGTACCTGTAACAAGGTTGTTAAAATCGGAGGCAGATAAACTTGTTAACCTTGAACAGGAATTACAAGAGATTGTTATTGGGCAGGATCACGCACTGACTCAAGTAGCAAAAGCTGTTAGGAGAAGCAGAGCCGGTATTAGTGAAGAAGGGAGACCAGTAGGGGTATTCTTATTTTTGGGTCCCACAGGAGTTGGTAAAACTGAAACTGCCAAAGCATTAGCTGAAAAATTATTTGGAGATGAAAAATTGCTTACAAGAATAGATATGAGTGAGTATCAGGAGTCACACACAGTAGCGAGATTAATTGGAGCACCTCCTGGATATGTTGGGCATGACGAAGGTGGACAGCTTACAGAAGCAGTAAGGCGAAAACCTTATTCAGTTATTCTGCTAGATGAAATAGAAAAAGCAAATCCTCAAGTATTTAATGTTTTTTTGCAGTTGTTTGATGATGGAAGACTTACAGATAGTAAGGGTAGAACCGTGGATTTTTCTAATACGATTATTATTATGACTTCGAATATAGGGAGTGATCTTTGGAAAGAAGGTAAAAATGCATCTGACTTTGAAAGTGAAGTAATGGAAAAAGTTAACCATACTTTTAAACCTGAGTTTATTAATCGTATAGATGCGATTATTCTCTATAACAGCCTATCTAAAGAAATGCTCTTTAAAATAGTTGAGGTAAAGCTAAAAGCTGTCTATGCGAGACTAGCAAAGCAGGGAATAACGGTAGAGATAACCATGGCAGCTAAAAATTACCTCTCTGAAAAAGGGTTTGATGAAACGTATGGGGCCAGGCCCTTAGCAAGGCTGATAGAAAATGATATTCTTGATGAGTTGGCTCTGCAGATTGTTGATGGAACCATTAAAGAGGGTGACAAAGTAAAAATCGACTCTAAGGATGGAAGAATCGTATTCTCTTAG
- a CDS encoding Asp-tRNA(Asn)/Glu-tRNA(Gln) amidotransferase GatCAB subunit C, with protein MGMKAKITPDEVKHIGELANLKIATKDLEKYASDLSEVISYVSRVQKADVKGVLPTNQVTGLSNVFREDVVDSSRMLTQSAALSNAKRKHDGYFVIDSIF; from the coding sequence ATGGGCATGAAGGCTAAGATAACTCCTGATGAAGTAAAGCATATTGGAGAGCTTGCGAACCTTAAGATAGCTACAAAAGATCTAGAGAAATACGCGAGTGATTTAAGTGAGGTTATTAGTTATGTTTCTAGAGTTCAAAAGGCTGATGTTAAGGGAGTTTTGCCAACAAATCAGGTTACAGGGCTATCTAATGTGTTTAGGGAAGATGTTGTTGATTCCTCAAGAATGCTTACACAAAGCGCGGCTTTATCTAATGCAAAGAGAAAACACGATGGATATTTTGTAATAGATTCAATCTTCTAA